The following are encoded together in the Daphnia magna isolate NIES linkage group LG8, ASM2063170v1.1, whole genome shotgun sequence genome:
- the LOC123475408 gene encoding arrestin domain-containing protein 17-like, whose protein sequence is MGIESLTIELDNPVGIYFPGEEVSGVVHISNVSSKILKGIYLECQDYAKFCFNELSSETYYSAEETYLDLKIPVITNEGRETFELVSGVHQFPFAFALPKKIPSSFQTEMLEKFGYGHVKYSIKVVLKRSSRQANGETCYIPFTGVLKPSWKPNYEYVLAFTVKTIVDLNTIPKAAVKLFLHDMCYEIT, encoded by the exons ATGGGGATAGAAAGTCTCACTATAGAATTAGACAATCCTGTTGGAATTTATTTTCCTGGAGAGGAAGTGTCTGGAGTAGTTCACATCTCAAATGTCAGCAGTAAAATACTGAAAG GAATATACCTGGAATGTCAAGACTatgcaaaattttgtttcaatgaATTGAGTAGTGAGACTTACTATTCAGCTGAAGAAACTTATCTAGACCTGAAAATTCCTGTAATTACCAATGAAG GCAGAGAAACATTTGAACTTGTCAGTGGAGTTCACCAATTTCCATTTGCGTTTGCACTTCCAAAAAAAATTCCCTCTTCATTTCAAACTGAGATGTTGGAAAAATTTGGCTATGGCCATGTCAAATACTCAATCAAAGTAGTTTTGAAGAGATCTTCACGTCAAGCAAATGGAGAAACCTGCTACATTCCATTCACT ggaGTTTTGAAGCCGTCATGGAAACCAAATTACGAATATGTGCTCGCTTTTACAGTCAAAACCATTGTTGACTTAAATACAATCCCAAAAGCAGCAGTAAAATTATTTCTACATGATATGTGTTACGAAATCACCTGA
- the LOC123475399 gene encoding uncharacterized protein LOC123475399: MRQCRCEVGRCARCVCVREGQQCDENCLCFPERCTNRGVEHFQDAKEEVEILPAAMDPNALNAALSALAAKQQLQQQQMQQHQNLLTALTNRLLAVPAPGPPVVPPVPTVVVRAVLDVDVKYSGSTGESIQDWLQMVNRKALAENWVDGDKRRAAISSLFGKALTWQEEIGVNLIQWNDWINGIRGAFELQLTESQWQAIVEGRKQLPDESGSTYVLDKVKLCHRRAVPLTDAELIPFLIRGLLHPGIQSVMMGNPPISVNAFLIEIRRLESISDSPVGSSASKETEKIYEKTPEKTRSTDSLFQAMEALTSQVAVLTHTVNRPSSPDFLG; the protein is encoded by the coding sequence ATGCGTCAATGTCGTTGTGAGGTAGGACGGTGTGcgaggtgtgtgtgtgtcagagAAGGGCAGCAGTGCGACGAAAACTGCTTGTGCTTCCCAGAACGTTGTACCAACAGGGGTGTGGAACATTTTCAAGACGCTAAAGAGGAGGTAGAAATTTTACCTGCCGCAATGGATCCGAACGCACTAAACGCTGCATTATCCGCACTGGCAGCCAaacaacaactacaacaacaacagatgcAGCAACATCAGAATTTACTGACGGCCCTGACTAATCGGCTCCTAGCTGTTCCCGCTCCTGGCCCACCCGTCGTTCCGCCGGTGCCGACCGTAGTGGTTCGAGCAGTTTTAGATGTAGATGTAAAATACTCTGGATCTACGGGTGAAAGTATTCAAGATTGGCTGCAAATGGTAAATAGAAAGGCTCTCGCAGAAAACTGGGTTGACGGAGACAAAAGGAGAGCCGCCATTAGTTCACTGTTCGGCAAAGCGCTCACGTGGCAGGAAGAAATAGGAGTGAATTTGATTCAATGGAACGACTGGATTAACGGGATACGTGGAGCCTTCGAATTACAACTGACCGAGAGTCAATGGCAAGCCATAGTGGAAGGACGAAAGCAGCTGCCTGACGAGTCGGGATCCACCTATGTGCTGGACAAAGTTAAGTTATGTCATCGTCGGGCTGTTCCTCTCACGGATGCGGAACTGATTCCTTTCCTTATTCGAGGACTTCTTCACCCCGGGATACAGTCGGTTATGATGGGAAACCCCCCCATTTCGGTCAACGCTTTTCTTATCGAGATTCGCCGTCTAGAGAGCATTAGTGATTCGCCGGTCGGCTCAAGTGCTTCAAAAGAGACCGAGAAAATCTACGAAAAGACGCCCGAAAAGACCCGATCTACTGACTCGTTATTCCAGGCCATGGAGGCATTGACGAGTCAAGTGGCTGTTCTGACGCATACAGTAAACCGTCCATCTTCTCCAGACTTTTTAGGTTAA
- the LOC123475345 gene encoding extensin-2-like, translated as MSLVILSFNQLPVEKATTILYKKIRGLKSQLPTAKKRRKWGRGCHKDKSQLESVEWTHRSVTVGRRVWRYAAPSYYTEAPQYYTTKAVEYYTTKAPEYYTKKAEYYTTTYAVPVYYTEAPKYYPAPTYYQSEEPQYYTTKAPEYYTTSYATPSYYTEAPKYYTTKAPEYYTTTYAAPSYYTEAPKYYSAPSYYTEAAPKYY; from the exons ATGTCCCTTGTCATTCTATCATTCAATCAGTTACCCGTTGAAAAAGCAACGACAATCTTAT acAAGAAAATACGTGGCCTTAAATCGCAATTGCCAACGgccaaaaagagaaggaaatgggGAAGAGGATGTCATAAG GACAAATCTCAATTGGAATCAGTCGAGTGGACTCATCGATCAGTAACGGTAGGAAGGAGAGTGTGGAGATATGCTGCACCatcttactacactgaggcacCCCAATATTACACCACAAAGGCTgttgaatactacacaactaaagcCCCGGAGTACTATACCAAgaaagctgaatactacaccactactTACGCTGTCCCtgtttactacactgaggctcccaagtactaTCCGGCTCCGACCTACTACCAAAGTGAAGAGCCacagtactacaccaccaaggcacctgaatactacaccacatcATATGCCACTCCTAGCTACTATACAGAGGCTCCAAAATACTACACTACAAAGGCGCccgaatactacaccaccacttatgCGGCTCCCAGCtattacactgaggctccaaaGTACTACTCtgccccaagctactacactgaagcagCTCCAAAATACTATTAG
- the LOC123475391 gene encoding carboxypeptidase A1-like isoform X2: MKIHVQIFCALFSLAIATKVDYSGHMVIRVVPQTEEQVKFLSALESSSSIDFWTRSVAANRFTDIHVSPESYNRVARALLEHGMNHKIHIANLGVLGKEEQQSIALRRALASNNKAIDVENYHTYEEIMAYLADLASTNPLVSTLVAGTSVEGRQIVQATISSDRSANKPIAWFDCIIHAREWITAATCVWIIDTITSGYAGTDAEITALVDQYDWKFVPVANPDGYANSWSNDRLWRKNRAINSGSACVGVDLNRNFPSGFGGEGSSNLPCSETHHGVSALSEPESQTLDALIAADRGRVKAAISMHSYSQLWLSSYSYSSALPVEYPEMMNAMKAGVDALVATYGTPYEYGSTGTVLYIASGTTTDHYYENEGVVHSYTIELRDKGRYGFQLPASQIVSTATETWNGIKAFMNAI, encoded by the exons ATGAAGATTCATGTTCAGATCTTCTGTGCCTTGTTTTCGCTTGCCATCGCCACCAAAGTCGACTACTCGGG gCATATGGTAATTCGAGTAGTCCCGCAGACAGAGGAGCAGGTGAAATTTTTAAGCGCTTTGGAATCAAGCAGCTCTATCGATTTCTGGACACGCTCAGTCGCCGCTAATCGATTCACCGACATTCACGTCAGTCCCGAATC ATACAATCGTGTTGCACGAGCTTTGCTTGAACATGGCATGAACCACAAAATTCATATTGCTAACCTGGGCGTAttgggaaaagaagaacagcAGAGCATCGCTCTTCGCCGAGCACTTGCCAGTAACAACAAGGCCATCGACGTGGAAAACTATCACACCTACGAGGAG ATCATGGCTTACTTGGCCGATTTGGCTAGCACCAACCCATTGGTATCTACATTGGTAGCAGGTACCAGTGTCGAAGGCCGTCAAATCGTTCAGGCGACCATCAGTAGCGATCGTTCTGCTAACAAACCGATTGCTTGGTTTGATTGCATCATTCACGCCAGGGAATGGATCACTGCGGCTACTTGCGTCTGGATCATCGATACG ATCACCAGTGGATATGCTGGAACTGACGCCGAGATCACTGCGCTCGTTGATCAATACGACTGGAAGTTTGTGCCTGTTGCTAATCCGGACGGCTACGCCAACAGCTGGAGCAAT GACAGATTGTGGCGAAAAAATCGTGCGATTAACAGTGGCTCTGCCTGCGTCGGTGTTGATCTCAATCGCAACTTCCCGTCTGGTTTTGGTGGGGAAGGATCCTCCAACCTACCTTGCTCAGAGA CCCATCATGGAGTTTCAGCCTTGTCCGAGCCGGAGTCTCAGACTTTGGAC gcTCTAATTGCTGCTGATCGTGGAAGGGTCAAGGCAGCCATTTCTATGCATTCCTACTCCCAACTCTGGCTATCATCGTACTCTTATTCAAGTGCTCTGCCGGTCGAGTACCCTGAAATG ATGAATGCCATGAAAGCAGGCGTTGATGCACTCGTTGCTACTTATGGAACCCCTTACGAATACGGTAGCACAGGCACCGTCCTTT ACATCGCATCGGGCACTACTACGGATCATTATTATGAAAACGAAGGCGTTGTCCATTCGTACACGATTGAGCTCCGCGATAAAGGACGGTACGGATTTCAACTGCCGGCATCACAAATTGTATCGACGGCCACTGAAACCTGGAACGGAATCAAGGCGTTCATGAATGCTATTTAA
- the LOC123475391 gene encoding tripartite motif-containing protein 59-like isoform X1, with amino-acid sequence MAVSLSSHLMGFSDDTVACSVAQMDEIEDLSTCSVCFSEYNSDKRIAKFLPCFHTFCLECLRSLSSSTVIITCPLCRNTFTCNNGVDNLPSNMYALHIAKMSNKAERAKQLQRLLECWCLSCESVAKLSCYFSNPKHSLVSIRGSTMKEDEDLQKLIKDIPLKKSLAIKKHKQVQAHLNSLMELLKQVEVGLKDQLMKNDLHLAGIMSLDEKLAFAQENKDMTVAAVRETVNFQCDESLAEVANIAEYYELQKRIRIILNLRNSENQVIPTFSLFEDGFYSNWSTAENLSTTDRNLMLVSHLVFTILKRWKIALKVKLPPGSMFTAVSLSSIENRHSPPQLPTVTAPSTSSSVPSTTISPSVVEQSLNKPSNSNLAWGPAPTIRQRPFVPSLLSFGIRAASRRENEDSCSDLLCLVFACHRHQSRLLGAYGNSSSPADRGAGEIFKRFGIKQLYRFLDTLSRR; translated from the exons ATGGCTGTAAGCCTTTCATCTCATTTAATGGGTTTCAGTGACGATACCGTTGCGTGTTCCGTTGCCCAAATGGATGAGATTGAAGATCTGAGTACGTGCTCAGTCTGTTTTTCAGAGTATAATAGTGATAAGCGAATCGCCAAGTTTCTCCCTTGTTTCCATACATTTTGCCTGGAGTGCCTTAGG TCACTGTCTTCATCCACTGTTATAATAACATGTCCTCTATGTCGGAACACATTTACATGCAACAATGGTGTGGATAACCTTCCGTCCAACATGTATGCCCTTCATATTGCCAAAATGTCCAACAAAGCTGAGAGAGCTAAACAGTTGCAAAGATT GTTGGAATGCTGGTGCCTGTCCTGCGAGTCAGTTGCCAAATTGTCTTGCTATTTCAGCAACCCAAAACATTCTCTTGTATCCATAAGAGGTAGCACTatgaaagaagatgaagatcTTCAAAAACTGATCAAAGAcatccctttaaaaaaatcattggCTATTAAAAAGCATAAACAAGTGCAAGCCCATCTGAACTCCTTAATGGAATTGTTGAAACAAGTTGAAGTTGGCCTTAAAGACCAGCTAATGAAAAATGATCTTCATCTAGCGGGAATAATGTCTTTGGATGAAAAACTTGCTTTTGCTCAAGAGAATAAAGATATGACTGTTGCAGCTGTTAGGGAAACTGTCAATTTCCAGTGCGACGAATCATTGGCAGAAGTGGCAAATATCGCCGAATATTACGAATTACAGAAAAGGATTAGAATCATTTTGAATCTTCGAAATTCAGAAAATCAAGTCATcccaacattttctttattcgaaGATGGTTTTTACAGCAACTGGTCAACAGCGGAAAACTTGTCTACCACAGATCGAAATCTTATGCTTGTATCGCATCTGGTCTTCACAATCTTGAAGCGATGGAAGATTGCTTTGAAAGTAAAATTACCTCCGGGTTCAATGTTTACAGCAGTCAGCTTATCTTCTATCGAAAATCGACATTCTCCACCACAGCTACCAACTGTCACCGCACCCTCTACGTCTTCCAGTGTGCCGTCAACTACGATATCACCTAGTGTTGTCGAACAATCACTCAATAAaccttcaaattcaaatttagcATGGGGTCCAGCTCCCACGATCAGACAGCGTCCGTTTGTTCCATCGTTATTGTCGTTTGGAATTCGTGCTGCATCACGCCGAGAAAATGAAGATTCATGTTCAGATCTTCTGTGCCTTGTTTTCGCTTGCCATCGCCACCAAAGTCGACTACTCGGG gCATATGGTAATTCGAGTAGTCCCGCAGACAGAGGAGCAGGTGAAATTTTTAAGCGCTTTGGAATCAAGCAGCTCTATCGATTTCTGGACACGCTCAGTCGCCGCTAA
- the LOC123475346 gene encoding extensin-2-like yields the protein MSLVILSFNQLPVEKATTILYKKIRGLKSQLPTAKKRRKWGRGCHKDKTQLESVEWTHRTVTVGRRVWRYAAPSYYTEAPQYYTTKAVEYYTTKAPEYYTKKAEYYTTTYAVPVYYTEARKYYPAPTYYQSEEPQYYTTKAPEYYTTSYATPSYYTEAPKYYTTKAPEYYTTTYAAPSYYTEAPKYYSAPSYYTEAAPKYY from the exons ATGTCCCTTGTCATTCTATCATTCAATCAGTTACCCGTTGAAAAAGCAACGACAATCTTAT acAAGAAAATACGTGGCCTTAAATCGCAATTGCCAACGgccaaaaagagaaggaaatgggGAAGAGGATGTCATAAG GACAAAACTCAATTGGAATCAGTCGAGTGGACTCATCGAACAGTAACGGTAGGAAGGAGAGTGTGGAGATATGCTGCACCatcttactacactgaggcacCCCAATATTACACCACAAAGGCTgttgaatactacacaactaaagcCCCGGAGTACTATACCAAgaaagctgaatactacaccactactTACGCTGTCCCtgtttactacactgaggctcgcAAGTACTATCCGGCTCCGACCTACTACCAAAGTGAAGAGCCacagtactacaccaccaaggcacctgaatactacaccacatcATATGCCACTCCTAGCTACTATACAGAGGCTCCAAAATACTACACTACAAAGGCGCccgaatactacaccaccacttatgCGGCTCCCAGCtattacactgaggctccaaaGTACTACTCtgccccaagctactacactgaagcagCTCCAAAATACTATTAG
- the LOC123475406 gene encoding extensin-2-like, with product MLLLVVVSLMAGEAVGGPMGSSSSGYYTTPASYYTTKAPAYYTTKKAEYYTTTYAAPSYYTEPPKYYTTNWYSSVWITTKKAEYYTTTNAAPSYYTEPTNYYTTKAPEYYTTTYAAPTYYTEAPKYYSAPSYYAEAPVYYTTTYAPPSYYTESPKYYTTKATEYYTTTYATPSYYTEAPKYYAAPSYTTCSWVV from the exons ATGCTGCTGTTGGTTGTTGTTTCTCTGATGGCTGGAGAGGCCGTGGGTGGACCGATGGGATCGTCTTCATCCGGGTACTACACCACTCCGGCgtcctactacaccactaagGCTCCCGCGTACTACACAACGAAGAAGGCCGAGTATTACACGACAACATATGCTGCCCcgagctactacaccgagccTCCCAAGTACTACACGACCAATTGGTATTCATCAGTCtg GATCACAACGAAGAAGGCCGAGTATTACACGACAACAAATGCTGCCCcgagctactacaccgagccTACCAATTACTACACGACCAAAGCGCCggaatactacacaactacgTATGCTGCTCCGAcgtactacactgaagccccAAAGTACTACTCGGCTCCAAGTTACTACGCAGAGGCCCCAGTTTATTACACTACGACATACGCTcctccaagttactacaccgagtcacccaaatactacacaacAAAGGCAACGGAGTACTACACAACGACTTACGCTAcaccaagctactacaccgaggctcctaAATATTATGCTGCACCCAGCTACACCACCTGTAGCTGGGTGGTGTAG
- the LOC123475405 gene encoding extensin-2-like isoform X1, translated as MVVKRVVLSSCSLPSQISLIIMANYVTMLLLVVVSLMAGEAVGGPMGSSSSGYYTTPASYYTTKAPAYYTTKKAEYYTTTYAAPSYYTEPPKYYTTNWYSSVWITTKKAEYYTTTNAAPSYYTEPTNYYTTKAPEYYTTTYAAPTYYTEAPKYYSAPSYYAEAPVYYTTTYAPPSYYTESPKYYTTKATEYYTTTYATPSYYTEAPKYYAAPSYTTCSWVV; from the exons TCCAGCTGTTCGTTACCAAGTCAAATTTCACTTATTATCATGG CTAACTACGTCACAATGCTGCTgttggttgttgtttctttgatGGCTGGAGAGGCCGTGGGTGGACCGATGGGATCGTCTTCATCCGGGTACTACACCACTCCGGCgtcctactacaccactaagGCTCCCGCGTACTACACAACGAAGAAGGCCGAGTATTACACGACAACATATGCTGCCCcgagctactacaccgagccTCCCAAGTACTACACGACCAATTGGTATTCATCAGTCtg GATCACAACGAAGAAGGCCGAGTATTACACGACAACAAATGCTGCCCcgagctactacaccgagccTACCAATTACTACACGACCAAAGCGCCggaatactacacaactacgTATGCTGCTCCGAcgtactacactgaagccccAAAGTACTACTCGGCTCCAAGTTACTACGCAGAGGCCCCAGTTTATTACACTACGACATACGCTcctccaagttactacaccgagtcacccaaatactacacaacAAAGGCAACGGAGTACTACACAACGACTTACGCTAcaccaagctactacaccgaggctcctaAATATTATGCTGCACCCAGCTACACCACCTGTAGCTGGGTGGTGTAG
- the LOC123475405 gene encoding extensin-2-like isoform X2, translating into MVVKRVVLSSCSLPSQISLIIMANYVTMLLLVVVSLMAGEAVGGPMGSSSSGYYTTPASYYTTKAPAYYTTKKAEYYTTTYAAPSYYTEPPKYYTTNWITTKKAEYYTTTNAAPSYYTEPTNYYTTKAPEYYTTTYAAPTYYTEAPKYYSAPSYYAEAPVYYTTTYAPPSYYTESPKYYTTKATEYYTTTYATPSYYTEAPKYYAAPSYTTCSWVV; encoded by the exons TCCAGCTGTTCGTTACCAAGTCAAATTTCACTTATTATCATGG CTAACTACGTCACAATGCTGCTgttggttgttgtttctttgatGGCTGGAGAGGCCGTGGGTGGACCGATGGGATCGTCTTCATCCGGGTACTACACCACTCCGGCgtcctactacaccactaagGCTCCCGCGTACTACACAACGAAGAAGGCCGAGTATTACACGACAACATATGCTGCCCcgagctactacaccgagccTCCCAAGTACTACACGACCAATTG GATCACAACGAAGAAGGCCGAGTATTACACGACAACAAATGCTGCCCcgagctactacaccgagccTACCAATTACTACACGACCAAAGCGCCggaatactacacaactacgTATGCTGCTCCGAcgtactacactgaagccccAAAGTACTACTCGGCTCCAAGTTACTACGCAGAGGCCCCAGTTTATTACACTACGACATACGCTcctccaagttactacaccgagtcacccaaatactacacaacAAAGGCAACGGAGTACTACACAACGACTTACGCTAcaccaagctactacaccgaggctcctaAATATTATGCTGCACCCAGCTACACCACCTGTAGCTGGGTGGTGTAG